From the Gallaecimonas kandeliae genome, one window contains:
- a CDS encoding rubredoxin: MTYRKFECTVCGHIYDEEKGEPEDGIAPGTLWDELPDDWVCPECGAAKADYVEITE; the protein is encoded by the coding sequence ATGACATACCGCAAGTTCGAATGCACCGTCTGCGGCCATATCTACGACGAGGAGAAGGGCGAGCCGGAGGACGGCATTGCCCCCGGCACCCTCTGGGACGAACTCCCTGACGACTGGGTCTGCCCCGAATGCGGCGCCGCCAAGGCCGATTATGTGGAGATCACCGAATAA
- a CDS encoding IS5 family transposase — MGQAKRTITNWADYNRALVNRGSLTFWMDEAATRHWHCQQHHGGRGRGFEYSDTAIETALMLKGLFDLPLRALEGFINSLFQLMELPLTSPSYSCISKRAKTVNIRYRLPSKGPVAHLVIDATGLKVYGEGEWKQRKYGKEKRRVWRKLHLAVDAQTHEAIAAEVSLENVGDSEVLPGLLNPLRRRIDQVSADGAYDSRACHRLLQRKGAKASIPPRKTAGYWEQGHPRNEAVAALKAGQLAEWKRESGYHQRSKAETAMSRYKQLISPKLSLRDYNGQVAEALAGVKVMNKMLGLGMPVRQVS, encoded by the coding sequence ATGGGTCAGGCTAAACGCACTATCACCAATTGGGCAGACTACAACCGCGCCTTGGTTAACCGAGGCTCATTAACCTTCTGGATGGATGAAGCGGCTACCCGCCATTGGCATTGCCAACAGCATCACGGCGGTCGGGGTCGTGGTTTCGAATACAGCGACACCGCCATCGAGACAGCGCTGATGCTCAAGGGCCTGTTCGACCTGCCGCTGCGTGCCTTGGAAGGCTTTATCAACTCGCTATTCCAGTTGATGGAACTGCCGTTGACCTCGCCCAGTTACAGCTGCATCAGCAAGCGCGCCAAGACGGTCAACATCCGCTACCGCCTGCCCAGCAAGGGCCCAGTTGCCCACCTGGTTATCGACGCCACCGGGCTCAAGGTCTATGGCGAAGGCGAGTGGAAGCAACGCAAGTACGGCAAGGAGAAGCGCCGTGTCTGGCGCAAGCTACACCTGGCCGTCGATGCGCAGACCCATGAGGCTATCGCCGCCGAAGTCAGCCTGGAAAACGTCGGTGATAGCGAGGTACTGCCCGGCCTGCTCAATCCTCTGCGCCGCCGTATCGACCAAGTCAGCGCCGACGGGGCTTACGACAGCAGAGCCTGCCACCGGCTACTGCAAAGAAAAGGCGCCAAAGCCAGCATCCCGCCTCGCAAGACAGCGGGGTACTGGGAGCAAGGTCACCCAAGGAACGAGGCAGTGGCGGCGCTGAAAGCCGGGCAACTGGCCGAGTGGAAAAGGGAAAGCGGCTATCACCAACGCTCAAAAGCGGAAACGGCTATGTCGCGATACAAGCAGCTCATCAGCCCGAAGCTGAGTCTGCGCGACTACAACGGCCAAGTGGCAGAGGCTTTGGCTGGGGTGAAGGTGATGAACAAAATGCTGGGCCTCGGCATGCCTGTTCGCCAGGTCAGTTAA
- a CDS encoding energy transducer TonB: MKKILVLLSAILLSACASTKTAKSGVGVTVSFEGATPIFYFTPAYPEAALTKHQEGTVKIGFIVGKDRKPTNLKVLASAGKTLDAETLNALEKTTFQEKYIGQSLSATATFKAD; encoded by the coding sequence GTGAAAAAAATCTTGGTACTTCTTTCCGCCATATTGCTGTCAGCTTGTGCATCCACTAAGACGGCCAAGTCTGGCGTGGGTGTTACTGTCTCCTTCGAAGGGGCAACACCCATCTTCTATTTCACCCCAGCGTACCCCGAAGCGGCTTTAACCAAGCATCAAGAGGGGACAGTGAAGATTGGGTTCATCGTTGGTAAGGATCGTAAGCCAACCAATCTCAAGGTGCTGGCTTCGGCAGGAAAGACTTTGGACGCTGAGACCCTCAACGCCCTTGAAAAGACGACATTTCAGGAGAAGTACATAGGACAGTCACTTTCAGCTACGGCCACATTCAAAGCGGACTGA
- a CDS encoding DNA/RNA non-specific endonuclease, whose protein sequence is MKKWILISALVSASAAAVTSPNCLYGCPEGAAASDELIFRDIYTLSNNKTTKFADWAAYVVTQATIDGPTRKRYWKADPELPAADTLEPADYTGANAELGTDRGHQVPLASFSNTSNWAAANYLSNITPQNADLNEGAWEKLENAVRSLVRAQGDTYVLTGPLYERYWGTLPGADESHVIPSGYWKIVVRSTSQGLKASAFIMDQDTPRSDSHCGYQTTIDEVEYRTGLNVLPQLPAATQDALEASFGGLASDLGC, encoded by the coding sequence ATGAAAAAATGGATATTGATCAGTGCCCTGGTGTCGGCTTCTGCCGCTGCCGTTACCTCACCCAACTGCCTTTACGGCTGTCCCGAGGGGGCTGCTGCGTCAGACGAGTTGATCTTCAGGGACATCTACACCTTGTCCAACAACAAGACCACCAAGTTCGCCGACTGGGCCGCCTATGTGGTGACCCAGGCCACCATCGACGGCCCGACCCGCAAGCGTTACTGGAAGGCCGATCCCGAGCTGCCCGCCGCCGACACCCTGGAGCCGGCCGACTACACCGGCGCCAACGCCGAGCTGGGCACAGACCGCGGCCACCAGGTACCGCTGGCCAGTTTCTCCAACACCAGCAACTGGGCCGCCGCCAACTACCTCTCCAACATCACCCCCCAGAACGCCGACCTCAACGAAGGTGCCTGGGAAAAGCTGGAGAACGCCGTCAGGAGCCTGGTGCGCGCCCAGGGCGACACCTATGTGCTGACAGGCCCCCTCTACGAGCGCTACTGGGGCACCTTGCCGGGTGCCGACGAGAGCCATGTGATCCCGTCCGGTTACTGGAAGATAGTGGTGCGCAGCACCAGCCAGGGCCTCAAGGCCTCGGCCTTCATCATGGATCAGGACACCCCCCGCAGCGACAGCCATTGCGGCTACCAGACCACCATCGACGAGGTGGAATACCGCACCGGCCTCAATGTCCTGCCCCAACTGCCCGCCGCCACCCAGGACGCCCTGGAGGCGAGCTTCGGCGGCTTGGCCAGCGACCTCGGTTGCTGA
- a CDS encoding DsrH/TusB family sulfur relay protein — MSTLHIISNRQAFARAQSLMQSGDAVLFHGDGCYQALEALPSLPCYWLQSDARARALCSRCPPAITAIEWPRVVALTLDFDNTVTW, encoded by the coding sequence ATGAGCACACTCCATATCATTTCCAACCGCCAGGCCTTTGCCCGGGCCCAGTCCTTGATGCAAAGCGGCGACGCCGTGCTCTTCCACGGCGACGGTTGCTATCAGGCCCTGGAGGCCTTACCCTCCCTGCCCTGCTACTGGCTGCAGAGCGATGCCCGGGCCCGCGCCCTCTGCTCGCGCTGCCCGCCGGCCATCACCGCCATCGAATGGCCCAGGGTGGTGGCCCTGACCCTGGATTTCGACAACACGGTTACCTGGTAA
- a CDS encoding Bax inhibitor-1/YccA family protein, giving the protein MQQYQTQTRTLGRAVGVNKVLRNTYWLLGMTLAFSALVAFVAMSLNLPYPGPIITLVGFYGLLFLTAKTANSGAGILSVFALTGFMGYTLGPILSLYLHAGMGELVFMALGGTGLIFFALSAYVLVTGKDMSFLAGMIQAGFWVLLLMMIGSFFVHAPFFYLAMSGLFMLFSSAVILLQTSAIVHGGERNYIMATVTLFVSLYNIFVSLLNILGIMNDD; this is encoded by the coding sequence ATGCAGCAATACCAAACCCAGACCCGTACCCTAGGCCGCGCCGTCGGCGTCAACAAGGTGCTTCGCAACACCTATTGGCTGCTGGGCATGACCCTGGCCTTCAGCGCCCTGGTGGCTTTCGTGGCCATGAGCCTGAACCTGCCCTACCCCGGCCCCATCATCACCCTGGTGGGTTTCTACGGCCTGCTCTTCCTCACCGCCAAGACCGCCAACTCCGGCGCCGGCATCCTCTCTGTGTTCGCATTGACCGGCTTCATGGGTTACACCCTGGGCCCCATCTTGAGCCTCTACCTGCACGCCGGCATGGGCGAGCTGGTGTTCATGGCCCTCGGCGGCACCGGCCTCATCTTCTTCGCCCTCTCCGCCTATGTGCTGGTCACGGGCAAGGACATGTCCTTCCTGGCCGGCATGATCCAGGCCGGCTTCTGGGTGCTGCTGCTGATGATGATCGGCAGCTTCTTCGTGCACGCGCCTTTCTTTTATCTGGCCATGTCCGGCCTCTTCATGCTGTTTTCCAGCGCCGTGATCCTGCTGCAGACCAGCGCCATAGTGCATGGAGGCGAGCGCAACTACATCATGGCCACCGTCACCCTCTTCGTCAGCCTCTACAACATCTTTGTGAGTCTGCTGAACATTCTGGGTATCATGAACGACGATTGA
- the pgsA gene encoding CDP-diacylglycerol--glycerol-3-phosphate 3-phosphatidyltransferase produces the protein MTIPNILTLFRLLLIPIFLVMFYVPVFWAHWAAAFVFWLAAITDWLDGYLARKLQQSTPFGAFLDPVADKVMVTAALVLIVQDYQSLWVTVPAIIMISREIVISALREWMAEMGQREQVAVSWIGKVKTTAQMLALIGLVSGWEPFVFLGMPLLYIAAVLTLWSMVSYLAAAWQYLWKHAGS, from the coding sequence ATGACCATTCCAAATATCCTGACCCTGTTCCGCCTGCTGCTGATCCCCATCTTCCTGGTGATGTTCTATGTGCCTGTTTTCTGGGCGCATTGGGCCGCCGCTTTCGTGTTCTGGCTGGCCGCCATCACCGACTGGCTGGACGGCTACCTGGCCCGCAAGCTCCAGCAAAGCACCCCCTTTGGCGCCTTCCTCGACCCTGTGGCCGACAAGGTGATGGTCACCGCCGCCCTGGTGCTGATCGTCCAGGACTACCAGAGCCTCTGGGTAACGGTGCCGGCGATCATCATGATCAGCCGCGAGATCGTCATCTCGGCGCTGCGGGAATGGATGGCCGAGATGGGCCAGCGCGAGCAGGTGGCCGTGTCCTGGATAGGCAAGGTCAAGACCACGGCCCAGATGCTGGCCCTCATTGGCCTGGTGTCCGGCTGGGAGCCCTTCGTGTTCCTCGGCATGCCGCTGCTCTACATCGCCGCCGTGCTGACCCTCTGGTCCATGGTGAGCTACCTGGCGGCCGCCTGGCAGTACCTGTGGAAGCATGCCGGCAGTTAA
- a CDS encoding TusE/DsrC/DsvC family sulfur relay protein: protein MLDNIARDKQGYLLNTNDWTEALAPLLAAEEGIELTEAHWEIVRFVRDFYGEYKTSPAVRLLVKAVKEKYGEEKGNSPYLFKLFPEGPAKQATKIAGLPKPAKCL, encoded by the coding sequence ATGCTGGACAACATCGCCCGCGACAAACAAGGCTATCTGCTCAACACCAACGACTGGACCGAAGCCCTGGCCCCCCTGCTGGCCGCAGAGGAAGGCATAGAGCTCACCGAGGCCCATTGGGAGATAGTGCGCTTCGTGCGCGACTTCTACGGCGAGTACAAGACCAGCCCCGCCGTGCGCCTGCTGGTCAAAGCCGTGAAGGAAAAATACGGTGAGGAAAAAGGCAACTCCCCCTACCTTTTCAAGCTCTTCCCCGAAGGCCCAGCCAAGCAGGCGACCAAGATAGCGGGGCTGCCTAAACCCGCTAAGTGCCTGTAA
- a CDS encoding DUF2797 domain-containing protein, translating into MLGTLDKMRTRQGDEVAYQLVVGEQLLDLNPLIGKPISLAFTGNIYCCHCGRKTKKSFSQGYCFPCMKKLAQCDMCILKPETCHLHLGTCREPDWGESHCMIPHLVYLANTSGLKVGITRQAPTRWMDQGASQALPIIKVATRRIAGLVEVALADFINDKTDWRALLKGEAEPLDLKAEAARLLPQISQSLDGLKLQFGTDAWELLDESVLEFNYPVRQYPAKLSALNLDKTTAIDGTLLGIKGQYLILDCGVLNVRKFSSYEVEVLA; encoded by the coding sequence ATGCTAGGTACCCTGGACAAGATGCGCACCCGCCAAGGGGATGAAGTGGCCTACCAGCTGGTGGTGGGCGAGCAGCTGCTGGACCTCAATCCGCTGATCGGCAAGCCCATCTCCCTGGCCTTTACCGGCAACATCTATTGCTGCCATTGTGGGCGTAAGACCAAGAAGAGCTTTTCCCAGGGCTACTGCTTTCCCTGCATGAAGAAGCTGGCCCAATGCGACATGTGCATCCTCAAGCCCGAGACCTGTCACCTTCACCTGGGCACCTGCCGGGAGCCGGACTGGGGCGAAAGCCACTGCATGATCCCCCACCTCGTTTACCTGGCCAACACCTCTGGGCTCAAGGTCGGGATCACCCGCCAGGCGCCGACCCGCTGGATGGATCAGGGTGCCAGCCAGGCCCTGCCCATCATCAAGGTGGCCACCAGGCGCATCGCCGGCCTGGTGGAAGTGGCATTGGCCGATTTCATCAACGACAAGACCGACTGGCGGGCCCTGCTCAAGGGCGAGGCCGAGCCGCTGGATCTCAAGGCGGAGGCGGCCAGGCTGCTGCCGCAGATAAGCCAGTCACTGGACGGCCTCAAGCTGCAGTTCGGGACTGACGCCTGGGAACTGCTGGACGAAAGCGTGCTGGAATTTAACTACCCGGTACGCCAGTACCCGGCCAAGCTGAGCGCCCTCAACCTGGACAAGACCACGGCTATCGACGGCACCCTGCTGGGGATCAAGGGCCAATACCTGATCCTCGACTGCGGCGTCCTCAATGTCCGCAAGTTCAGCTCCTACGAGGTGGAAGTTCTAGCCTGA
- a CDS encoding aspartyl/asparaginyl beta-hydroxylase domain-containing protein, whose protein sequence is MLRKVTDHANLMGPINCIFYLFSGVKNTPFLEVKDFPELKVIDDHWEMIRDEALSLNEAAQIKASEDLDDLGFNSFFRTGWKRFYLKWYGGTNLKSAQQLCPKTVELLSGIPSVKAAVFTMLPPGSRLGEHRDPYAGSLRYHLGLVTPNSEDCNIVVDGQKYHWKDGESVIFDETFVHHAENNTDKNRIILFLDVKRPVKFFLVDWFNNVLSYTLMAASATKNVKGDKVGIINRVFHYLFKVRNWVRQLKGINKPLYNVVQYGFYFGLIYLIFF, encoded by the coding sequence TTGCTCCGTAAGGTCACGGATCACGCCAACCTGATGGGGCCCATCAACTGCATTTTCTATTTGTTTTCCGGCGTCAAGAATACCCCCTTTCTCGAGGTCAAGGACTTTCCCGAATTGAAAGTCATCGATGACCATTGGGAGATGATCCGTGACGAAGCCTTGAGCCTGAACGAGGCCGCGCAAATCAAGGCCTCCGAGGATCTGGACGATCTCGGTTTCAATTCCTTCTTTCGCACCGGCTGGAAACGCTTTTACCTGAAGTGGTACGGTGGCACCAACCTCAAATCTGCCCAGCAACTTTGCCCCAAGACGGTCGAGCTGCTCTCCGGTATTCCCAGCGTCAAGGCGGCCGTATTCACCATGCTGCCGCCGGGCTCGCGCCTGGGCGAGCACAGAGACCCTTATGCCGGCTCATTGCGTTACCACCTTGGGCTGGTCACGCCGAACTCCGAAGACTGCAACATCGTCGTGGACGGGCAGAAGTACCATTGGAAAGACGGCGAGTCGGTGATCTTCGACGAGACCTTTGTGCACCACGCCGAGAACAATACCGATAAAAACCGGATCATCCTGTTCCTGGATGTCAAAAGGCCGGTGAAGTTCTTCCTTGTCGATTGGTTCAACAACGTCCTGTCTTATACGCTGATGGCCGCCTCCGCCACCAAGAACGTGAAAGGCGACAAGGTCGGTATCATCAACAGGGTTTTCCATTACCTGTTCAAGGTGCGGAACTGGGTTAGGCAGCTGAAGGGCATCAACAAGCCCCTCTACAACGTTGTGCAATACGGCTTTTACTTCGGCCTGATTTACCTCATCTTCTTCTAA
- the tusD gene encoding sulfurtransferase complex subunit TusD, translating to MATFTLLITDDPWAGLAFAEAALAEGHALARIFFYGEAVRTANGMVPQIGDEPHVGKAWADFAKAQGLELAVCVAAAERRGILDAEQAEEAELAPAMAAPFCQAGLGELITASAASERTVQW from the coding sequence ATGGCGACTTTCACCCTGCTAATCACAGACGATCCCTGGGCGGGCCTGGCCTTTGCCGAGGCGGCCCTGGCCGAAGGCCATGCCCTGGCGCGCATCTTCTTCTACGGCGAGGCGGTGCGCACGGCCAACGGCATGGTGCCCCAGATAGGGGACGAACCCCATGTCGGCAAGGCCTGGGCGGACTTTGCCAAGGCCCAGGGCCTGGAACTGGCCGTCTGCGTGGCCGCCGCCGAGCGGCGCGGCATTTTGGATGCCGAGCAGGCCGAGGAGGCGGAATTGGCCCCGGCCATGGCGGCCCCCTTCTGCCAGGCGGGCCTCGGCGAGCTCATCACGGCCAGCGCCGCCTCAGAGAGGACAGTGCAATGGTAG
- a CDS encoding toxin HicA, translated as MASIEDIENACRANPGDVRFSDLERLCEHHFGKGRQNRTSHRIFKTPWVGDPRINIQEGRNGRAKSYQVKQVLKAIDKLKRMDCDGEDFDEREVKHG; from the coding sequence ATGGCATCTATTGAAGACATTGAGAACGCCTGCAGGGCCAACCCGGGTGACGTTCGCTTCAGCGACTTGGAAAGGCTATGTGAACACCATTTTGGTAAAGGCAGACAGAACCGTACTAGCCACCGGATCTTCAAGACACCTTGGGTGGGAGACCCTAGGATAAACATCCAAGAAGGTCGGAATGGTAGGGCTAAGTCCTATCAGGTGAAACAAGTCTTAAAGGCCATTGATAAGCTCAAACGAATGGACTGTGACGGCGAAGATTTTGATGAGCGAGAGGTGAAACATGGTTAA
- the uvrC gene encoding excinuclease ABC subunit UvrC has translation MFDHKAFLKHLTSQPGVYRMFDVDGTVIYVGKAKDLKKRVSSYFTRSQHSAKTVALVANIANIEVTVTNTETEALILENHLIKAHRPKYNVLLRDDKGYPYILVSGHQHPRIAVHRGARREKGDYFGPYPSAGAVRESLKLMQRLFPVRQCDDSYYKNRSRPCLQYQLKRCLAPCVAGYVTDQDYAEQVRLAKLFLSGKNQQVIAQLVARMEQAAQALDFEQAARLRDQIQALRKVQESQWVSGNAEELDVIACAERQGTLVVQVLVVRDNKVLGSRSYFPKLPRDTDLIEGLQGFLQQFYLGGLHGRQVPAEVILDRELPELDLLGEAVGAEAGRKVQFRTKVRGERRRYLELAAKNAATALDAQLAHKGTVSTRYKALKTFLALPDPIERMECFDISHTQGTHTVASNVVFGPEGPLKSDYRRFNIEGITPGDDYAAMAQAMARRFKSPDDNLPDILFIDGGKGQLAQAEAHFQDWPKPPLLVGVAKGVDRRAGQEVLILGYSHKELTLPPDSPALHLVQHIRDESHRFAITGHRGQRAKAGRTSTLENIEGVGPKKRQALLKYLGGLQQVRAASIDELTKVPGISRALAEKIHATLHSH, from the coding sequence ATGTTCGACCACAAGGCCTTCCTCAAGCACCTCACCAGCCAGCCTGGTGTCTACCGCATGTTCGATGTCGACGGCACCGTCATCTATGTGGGCAAGGCCAAGGATCTGAAGAAGCGGGTCTCCAGCTATTTCACCCGCAGCCAGCACAGCGCCAAGACGGTGGCCCTGGTGGCCAACATCGCCAACATAGAGGTGACGGTCACCAATACCGAGACCGAAGCCCTTATCCTCGAAAACCACCTGATCAAGGCCCACAGGCCCAAATACAACGTGCTGCTGCGGGACGACAAGGGCTATCCCTATATTCTGGTGTCCGGTCATCAGCATCCCCGCATCGCCGTGCACCGCGGTGCCCGCCGGGAGAAGGGCGACTACTTCGGCCCCTATCCGTCGGCCGGCGCCGTGCGTGAATCCTTGAAACTGATGCAGCGGCTCTTTCCGGTGCGCCAGTGCGACGACAGCTATTACAAGAACCGCTCCCGCCCCTGCCTGCAATACCAGCTCAAGCGCTGCCTGGCTCCCTGCGTGGCCGGCTATGTCACTGACCAGGACTACGCCGAGCAGGTGCGCCTGGCCAAACTGTTCTTGAGCGGCAAGAACCAGCAGGTGATAGCCCAGTTGGTGGCCCGAATGGAGCAGGCAGCCCAGGCCCTGGATTTCGAGCAGGCGGCGCGGCTGCGTGACCAGATCCAGGCGCTTCGCAAGGTCCAGGAAAGCCAGTGGGTGAGCGGCAACGCCGAGGAGCTGGATGTCATCGCCTGCGCCGAGCGCCAGGGTACCTTGGTGGTGCAGGTGCTGGTGGTGCGTGACAACAAGGTGTTGGGCTCGCGCAGTTACTTCCCGAAGCTGCCCAGGGACACCGATCTCATCGAGGGCCTGCAGGGCTTCTTGCAGCAGTTTTACCTGGGGGGCCTGCACGGCCGCCAGGTGCCGGCGGAGGTGATCCTCGACCGCGAGCTGCCGGAGCTGGACCTGCTGGGTGAGGCGGTGGGCGCCGAGGCCGGCCGCAAGGTGCAGTTCAGGACCAAGGTCAGGGGTGAGCGCCGCCGTTACCTGGAGCTGGCGGCCAAGAACGCCGCCACTGCCCTCGATGCCCAGTTGGCCCATAAGGGCACCGTCAGTACCCGTTACAAGGCCCTGAAGACCTTCCTGGCGTTGCCCGACCCCATAGAGCGGATGGAGTGTTTCGACATCTCCCACACCCAGGGCACCCATACGGTGGCCTCCAACGTGGTGTTCGGCCCTGAGGGGCCGCTCAAATCCGATTACCGCCGTTTCAACATCGAGGGCATCACCCCGGGTGACGACTACGCCGCCATGGCCCAGGCCATGGCCAGGCGTTTCAAGAGCCCGGACGACAACCTGCCCGACATCCTCTTTATCGATGGCGGCAAGGGCCAACTGGCCCAGGCGGAAGCCCATTTCCAGGACTGGCCCAAGCCGCCGCTGCTGGTGGGGGTGGCCAAGGGCGTGGACAGGCGGGCAGGGCAGGAGGTGCTGATCCTCGGCTACAGCCACAAGGAACTGACGCTGCCCCCGGACAGCCCGGCCCTGCACCTGGTGCAGCACATCCGCGACGAGTCCCACCGCTTCGCCATCACAGGCCACCGCGGCCAGAGAGCCAAGGCCGGGCGCACCTCGACCTTGGAGAACATCGAGGGGGTCGGGCCCAAGAAGCGCCAGGCGCTGCTCAAATACCTCGGCGGCCTGCAACAAGTGCGGGCCGCCAGTATCGACGAACTGACCAAGGTGCCCGGCATAAGCCGTGCCTTGGCCGAAAAGATCCATGCTACACTGCACAGCCATTGA
- a CDS encoding type II toxin-antitoxin system HicB family antitoxin has translation MVNFDHYTYRVTWSEDDQEFVGLCAEFPSLSCLDETKVGAFEGIGEVVRAVIEELVESGEPVPQPYSERKYSGNFQVRLLPEQHRALAIEAAETGVSLNRLVCAKLST, from the coding sequence ATGGTTAACTTTGATCACTATACCTACCGGGTTACCTGGTCTGAGGATGATCAGGAGTTCGTTGGCCTGTGTGCTGAGTTCCCGAGCTTGTCGTGCCTGGATGAAACTAAAGTCGGGGCTTTTGAAGGTATCGGAGAAGTCGTTCGGGCGGTAATTGAGGAGCTTGTTGAGAGTGGTGAGCCTGTACCGCAGCCATACTCTGAGAGGAAGTACAGCGGTAACTTTCAGGTCAGATTGCTTCCTGAGCAACACCGGGCCTTGGCGATAGAAGCCGCTGAAACCGGTGTGAGCTTAAATCGCCTAGTTTGTGCCAAGCTATCGACTTGA
- a CDS encoding GIY-YIG nuclease family protein: MTDQNGAERPLSSGPAPKPWYLYLVRTARGHLYTGITLDVARRFAEHQAGKGAKALRGKGPLALVYAECVGSHSEALRREMEVKRFSKARKEALVAAGQAALEVCSSAC; the protein is encoded by the coding sequence ATGACTGACCAGAACGGGGCCGAAAGGCCCCTTTCGTCAGGTCCCGCCCCCAAGCCTTGGTATCTCTACCTGGTGCGCACCGCCAGGGGGCATCTCTATACCGGTATCACCCTCGATGTGGCGCGGCGCTTTGCCGAGCATCAAGCAGGGAAGGGGGCGAAGGCCCTTAGGGGCAAAGGGCCCCTTGCCTTGGTTTATGCCGAATGCGTTGGCTCGCATTCGGAGGCGCTTAGGAGGGAGATGGAGGTGAAGCGCTTTAGCAAAGCGCGCAAAGAAGCGTTGGTGGCTGCCGGCCAGGCGGCGCTTGAGGTGTGCAGCTCCGCTTGCTGA
- the tusC gene encoding sulfurtransferase complex subunit TusC: MVEKRILVIFSAPPFAGFQGREALDAVLAASAYEQQLSLLFLDDGLWQLVKGQDPLQGRSKDYLSTFRALPLYEVEDIYVCGEALAKRGLSAADLSLEAKVLDSQGMAELLAQQQCIYRF, encoded by the coding sequence ATGGTAGAAAAACGCATCCTGGTCATCTTCAGCGCCCCGCCCTTCGCCGGTTTCCAAGGCCGCGAGGCCCTGGACGCCGTGCTGGCGGCCTCGGCCTATGAGCAACAGCTTAGCCTGCTCTTCCTCGACGACGGCCTCTGGCAACTGGTCAAGGGCCAAGACCCTTTACAAGGGCGCAGCAAGGACTATCTTTCCACCTTCAGGGCCCTGCCGCTTTATGAGGTGGAAGACATCTACGTCTGTGGCGAGGCCCTGGCAAAAAGGGGGCTGAGCGCTGCCGATCTCAGCCTTGAGGCCAAGGTCCTGGACAGCCAGGGAATGGCCGAGCTGCTGGCACAGCAGCAGTGCATCTACAGGTTCTGA
- the uvrY gene encoding UvrY/SirA/GacA family response regulator transcription factor: MIKVLLVDDHDLVRTGIRRIIEDTKGLKVVGEAQTGEEAIKLCRDNAPDVVLMDMNMPGIGGLEATRKLARYCPDTKIIVLTVVTEDPIPQKVMQAGAAGYLTKGANPDEMIKAIKAVCTGQRYLAPEIAQKMALRQFDGGDENPFGQLSDRELQIMMMITKGEKVQDISEKLSLSPKTVNSYRYRLFEKLDITNDVELTHLAIRFGMLDTSKL; encoded by the coding sequence TTGATCAAGGTTCTGCTGGTCGATGACCATGATCTGGTACGGACGGGGATCCGCCGGATCATCGAAGACACTAAGGGACTCAAGGTGGTGGGCGAAGCCCAGACCGGCGAGGAAGCCATCAAGCTGTGCCGTGACAATGCCCCCGACGTGGTGCTGATGGACATGAACATGCCCGGCATCGGCGGCCTGGAGGCCACCCGCAAGCTGGCCCGTTACTGCCCCGACACCAAGATCATCGTACTGACCGTCGTCACCGAAGATCCCATCCCCCAGAAGGTGATGCAGGCCGGCGCCGCCGGTTACCTCACCAAGGGCGCCAACCCCGACGAGATGATCAAGGCCATCAAGGCCGTCTGCACCGGCCAGCGCTACCTGGCCCCGGAGATCGCCCAGAAGATGGCCTTGCGCCAGTTCGATGGCGGCGACGAGAACCCCTTCGGTCAGCTCTCCGACCGTGAGCTGCAGATCATGATGATGATCACCAAGGGCGAGAAGGTGCAGGACATCTCAGAGAAGCTGAGCCTGAGCCCCAAGACGGTCAACAGCTACCGCTACCGCTTGTTCGAGAAGCTGGACATCACCAACGACGTGGAACTGACCCACCTGGCGATCCGCTTCGGGATGCTCGACACCAGCAAGCTCTGA